One window from the genome of Malus domestica chromosome 01, GDT2T_hap1 encodes:
- the LOC139197156 gene encoding uncharacterized protein: MAAAMAAAMVCQPTEEQPEWDGSVAGRSYKPRNRAMAHANLMNNYFNPNSVYTEKDFRRRFRMRHHFFERLLRDVQQVNPYFRQKRDRVGRLSFSPHQKVYKDEYLRELNQEDLNQLLHKAEDRGFPGMIGSLDCMHWDWKNCPTGWQGGFSRRSRKPTVVLKAVASYDTWIWHAFFGVPESQNDITVLWRSSLFNNLTEVEDERDRYINGEPDDDQEDPNRSRRALAKIYDGPNLPFNPRTGSISINEYMRRYRMIRSRATNKYLQQDLVAHLWAKRSME; the protein is encoded by the exons atggcagcagccatggctgcggccatggtgtgtcagccaactgaggaacaacctGAATGGGATGGCTCTGTTGCtggtcgctcttacaaaccacgaaacagagCGATGGCGCATGCCAATCtaatgaacaactacttcaaccccaactcggTGTACACAGAAAAAGATTTCAGACGTCGCTTCCGGATGAGGCATCATTTCTTCGAGCGTTTACTTCGTGATGTCCAGcaggtcaatccatactttcgacAGAAGCGAGACAGAGTAGGCCGCCTtagtttctcacctcatcaaaAG GTTTACAAAGACGAGTACCTCCGAGAGCTAAATCAAGAAGATCTGAATCAGCTCCTTCACAAAGCTGAAGACCGTGGGTTTccgggcatgatagggtcattagactgcatgcattgggattggaagaatTGTCCCACTGGATGGCAAGGAGGCTTTAGCAgaaggtcgagaaagccaactgtTGTGTTAAAGGCAgttgcctcatatgacacatggatctggcatgctttctttggagtccctgaatcccaaaatgacattacagttctttGGCGTTCATCCCTCTTCAATAACTTGACAGAAG tggaggatgagcgagataGGTATATTAATGGAGAGCCCGATGAcgaccaagaagatccaaataggtcaagaagggctctagcaaaaatatatgatgggcctaatttgcctttcaatccaagaactggtagtatctctataaatgagtatatgaggcgctatagaatgatacgttctcGTGCCACAAATAAGTACCTACAgcaggatcttgttgcacatctttgggccaaaagaagcatggagtag
- the LOC103447235 gene encoding uncharacterized protein has product MEFRRLRLNRNELECSSIASQFTPRSQMIEQGSEAMLEFFVLAMFLWKRLQAGVTGADTGVNPMLTKTKNQVVIDNGIVRLNFSYPGGDVIGINYKGIKNLLETKNAIDNRGYWDVVWNRDGGKDVVDKLQGTGFRVITERADQIEISFTKTYNVSLGNATLPMNVDKRYIVQRGRDGFYAYAIFERLKGWPRTNVDQIRFVYKLQQDKFPFMAISDNRKRVMPTARDRANGKPLAYPEAVLLTKTSNPDLRGEVDDKYQYSTEDKDNKVHSWICNEPAVGFWIITSSDEFRTAGPFKQDLTSHAGPTVLSMFASTHYGGKEVGMTFKDGEAWNKVFGPVFVYLNSVRSSNNSLRLWENAKEQMLEEVKRWPYNFTQSEDFPSSDKRGSVAGQLLIQDQYINESLVWASSAYVGLAAPGNVGSWQKESKGYQFWTQTNKQGYFLIKDVRPGNYSLYATVPGVVGDYKYETIIKIKPRRGINLGNITYVPPRNGPTLWEIGIPDRSAAEFNVPDPSPTLRNQLYTNHTDKFRQYGLWDRYTDLYPNHDLIYTVGADDYHDKWFFAHVTRNTGNNTYEATTWRILFQLKNLTTTGNYTLQLALASANNAEVQVRFNNQSAKPPHFTTGLIGKDNAIARHGIHGLYWLFSIIVPSYRLQEGNNSIFLTQSRRLGSFDGVMYDYIRLEGPPQW; this is encoded by the exons ATGGAATTTCGGCGACTTCGCCTGAACCGGAACGAGCTCGAGTGTAGCTCGATTGCTTCACAGTTTACTCCCAGATCTCAAATGATCGAAcaaggctctgaggccatgttagagtTCTTTGTATTAGCTATGTTTCTATGGAA AAGGTTACAAGCGGGTGTTACTGGGGCAGATACCGGGGTCAATCCGATGCTAACAAAGACTAAGAACCAG GTGGTGATCGATAATGGCATTGTCCGACTCAATTTTTCTTATCCCGGAGGAGACGTCATTGGAATCAATTACAAGGGAATTAAAAACTTGCTTGAAACCAAGAATGCGATAGATAATCGAGG GTACTGGGACGTTGTCTGGAACAGAGATGGAGGTAAAGATGTGGTGGACAA GCTACAAGGAACTGGATTTAGAGTCATTACAGAGAGGGCCGACCAAATAGAGATTTCTTTTACTAAAACATATAATGTTTCCCTTGGTAATGCTACACTTCCCATGAATGTTGACAAAAG ATACATAGTGCAACGTGGTCGTGATGGGTTTTATGCCTACGCAATATTCGAGCGTCTTAAGGGGTGGCCCAGAACTAATGTGGATCAAATTAGATTTGTGTACAAACTTCAACAAGACAA ATTTCCATTCATGGCTATATCAGACAACAGAAAAAGAGTCATGCCAACAGCCAGAGACCGTGCAAATGGCAAGCCCCTTGCCTACCCTGAAGCTGTCCTTTTAACCAAAACAAGCAATCCTGACCTTCGAGGAGAG GTAGATGACAAGTACCAATACTCAACTGAGGACAAAGATAACAAAGTTCATAGTTGGATTTGTAATGAACCGGCCGTAGGGTTTTGGATAATTACATCAAGTGATGAGTTTCGTACAGCCGGACCTTTCAAACAAGACCTTACCTCTCATGCGGGTCCAACTGTGCTCTCT ATGTTTGCTAGTACTCATTATGGTGGGAAGGAAGTTGGGATGACATTCAAAGATGGGGAGGCCTGGAATAAGGTTTTTGGGCCTGTCTTTGTCTATCTTAATTCAGTTCGAAGCTCAAATAATTCCCTCAGACTCTGGGAAAATGCTAAAGAACAG atGCTTGAAGAAGTCAAAAGATGGCCTTACAATTTCACTCAATCTGAAGATTTTCCATCATCGGATAAACGTGGATCAGTTGCGGGCCAGTTACTAATACAAGATCA GTACATCAACGAGAGCCTTGTATGGGCAAGTTCCGCTTACGTGGGATTGGCAGCACCTGGAAATGTGGGATCATGGCAAAAGGAAAGCAAG GGTTATCAATTTTGGACTCAAACTAACAAGCAAGGTTATTTCCTCATTAAAGACGTTCGACCTGGGAACTATAGTTTGTATGCAACAGTTCCCGGCGTTGTTGGGGATTACAAATATGAAACTATTATTAAAATTAAACCAA GACGTGGAATTAATCTGGGCAATATAACTTACGTACCTCCAAGAAATGGTCCGACCCTGTGGGAAATTGGCATCCCAGATCGATCAGCTGCCGAGTTCAATGTACCCGATCCGTCCCCAACTCTTAGGAACCAATTATACACCAATCACACGGACAA GTTTAGGCAATACGGCTTGTGGGATCGCTATACAGATTTATACCCTAACCATGATCTCATCTACACCGTTGGTGCTGACGATTACCATGACAAGTGGTTTTTTGCTCATGTGACAAG GAACACTGGAAATAATACGTATGAAGCAACCACATGGCGAATTCTATTTCAACTTAAGAATTTGACTACTACCGGAAATTATACACTCCAATTGGCATTGGCCTCAGCCAACAATGCAGAAGTACAG GTTCGATTTAACAACCAGAGCGCCAAACCACCTCACTTTACGACAGGACTAATAGGGAAGGACAATGCCATAGCAAGACATGGAATTCATGGTTTGTACTGGTTGTTCAGTATTATTGTACCAAGTTATCGACTACAAGAAGGAAACAACAGCATCTTTCTTACACAGTCAAGAAGATTGGGCTCCTTCGACGGCGTCATGTATGACTATATTCGACTAGAAGGACCTCCTCAATGGTGA
- the LOC103417563 gene encoding uncharacterized protein, protein MEKVRQWSWVLGILGMLALLFFLPDDGNFAKISVRRALRSVTGSNNGLDQMLIKTKNQVVMDNGIVRLTFSYPGGDVIGIKYKGIDNLLEIKNQENNRGYWDVVWNNKETGGIDKLQGRRFKIITARADQTEISFTKTYDISRGNATLSMNVDKRYIMQRGRAGFYAYSIFERPKGWPGLDIDQIRIVYKLQQDKFQFMAVSDDRQRVMPTADDRSNGIKLAYPEAVLLTNPSNPDLRGEVDDKYQYSSEDKDNKVHGWICTKPAVGFWIITPSDEFRTAGPFKQDLTSHVGPTALSMFVSTHYAGKEVGMRFARGEAWKKVFGPVFVYLNSVPSLNESALWENAKEQLVEEVKSWPYSFTQSEDIPSSSGRGSVAGQLLVRDRYTSKSLVWASSAYVGLAAPGKAGSWQKESKGYQFWTQANEQGHFLIKDVRPGNYSLYATVPGIIGDYKFKSNITIEPGSEINLANLTYVPPRNGPTLWEIGIPDRSAAEFYVPDPNPTLMNKLFTTNRAHKFRQYGLWERYADLYPDEDLIYNIGTDNYSDNWFFAHVTRNIGNRTYEATTWRILFELQDLTNTGNYTLQLALASATNAEVQVRFNDQSAFPPHFTTGLIGKDNAIARHGIHGLYWLFSIGVPSYRLREGNNTIYLTQSRSLGTFEGVMYDYIRLEGPPPRK, encoded by the exons ATGGAGAAGGTACGGCAATGGAGTTGGGTCCTTGGGATATTGGGAATGCTCGCTTTGCTCTTCTTCTTGCCTGATGATGGTAACTTCGCGAAGATTTCCGTAAG AAGAGCACTAAGGAGCGTTACTGGATCAAATAATGGGCTCGACCAGATGCTAATAAAGACTAAAAACCAG GTGGTAATGGATAATGGCATTGTCCGGCTTACGTTTTCTTATCCCGGAGGAGACGTCATCGGAATCAAGTACAAGGGAATCGACAACTTACTTGAAATCAAGAATCAGGAAAATAATAGAGG GTATTGGGATGTTGTCTGGAATAACAAAGAGACAGGAGGTATCGACAA ACTACAAGGGAGGAGATTTAAAATTATTACTGCGAGGGCAGATCAAACAGAAATTTCTTTTACCAAAACATACGATATTTCTCGAGGAAATGCCACACTTTCCATGAATGTTGACAAAAG GTACATAATGCAGCGTGGTCGCGCCGGGTTCTATGCGTATTCCATATTTGAGCGTCCCAAAGGGTGGCCGGGATTGGACATCGATCAAATTAGAATTGTGTACAAACTTCAACAAGACAA ATTTCAATTCATGGCTGTGTCTGACGACAGACAAAGGGTCATGCCAACAGCCGATGACCGTTCAAACGGTATTAAACTTGCCTATCCTGAAGCTGTTCTTCTGACCAATCCAAGCAATCCTGACCTCAGAGGAGAG GTGGACGATAAGTACCAATACTCAAGTGAGGACAAAGATAACAAGGTCCATGGATGGATTTGCACTAAGCCAGCTGTAGGCTTCTGGATCATCACACCTAGTGATGAGTTTCGCACAGCTGGGCCCTTCAAGCAGGACCTCACCTCTCATGTAGGCCCAACCGCCCTCTCA ATGTTTGTTAGTACTCACTATGCTGGGAAGGAGGTTGGGATGAGATTTGCAAGAGGTGAGGCATGGAAGAAAGTTTTTGGGCCTGTCTTTGTGTATCTCAATTCAGTTCCAAGTTTAAATGAGTCCGCTCTCTGGGAAAACGCTAAAGAGCAG TTGGTTGAAGAAGTCAAGAGCTGGCCATACAGTTTCACTCAATCAGAAGACATTCCTAGCTCAAGCGGACGCGGATCAGTTGCCGGTCAATTACTAGTACGGGATCG gtacacCAGCAAGAGCCTTGTTTGGGCAAGTTCTGCATATGTAGGATTGGCTGCACCTGGAAAAGCGGGATCATGGCAAAAGGAAAGCAAG GGTTATCAATTCTGGACTCAAGCTAACGAGCAAGGTCATTTCCTCATTAAAGATGTTCGACCTGGAAATTATAGTTTGTATGCAACTGTTCCCGGCATTATTGGGGATTACAAATTTAAGTCTAATATTACAATTGAACCAG GAAGTGAAATCAATTTGGCTAATCTTACCTATGTACCTCCAAGAAATGGTCCCACCCTGTGGGAAATTGGCATACCGGATCGATCCGCGGCCGAGTTTTACGTACCGGATCCAAATCCCACCCTTATGAACAAATTGTTCACCACCAATCGCGCACACAA GTTTAGGCAATATGGCTTGTGGGAACGATATGCAGATTTATACCCTGATGAAGATCTCATCTATAACATTGGTACTGATAATTATAGTGATAACTGGTTTTTCGCCCATGTGACGAG GAACATCGGAAATCGTACGTATGAAGCAACCACATGGAGAATTCTTTTTGAACTTCAAGATTTGACAAATACCGGAAATTATACACTCCAATTGGCATTGGCCTCAGCCACTAATGCAGAAGTGCAG GTTCGATTCAACGATCAGAGCGCCTTCCCACCTCATTTTACGACAGGGCTAATAGGGAAGGACAATGCCATAGCTAGGCATGGAATTCATGGTTTGTACTGGTTGTTCAGTATTGGTGTACCAAGCTACCGACTACGAGAAGGAAACAACACCATCTATCTTACTCAGTCAAGAAGCTTGGGCACTTTCGAAGGAGTGATGTACGACTATATCCGACTAGAAGGACCTCCTCCTCGAAAGTGA